ATCATCGCTCGATCCGATGCCACCCCAGTTGCTGGCGAAGTTGCGATTCAAATCCACCCCACGGCACAGTCCGTACGGTTTGCGGTTCTTGCGCCAGAGTCGATCTCCGGTAAAGGTAAACCGGTAACCGTCCGGATTAACGATCGGGAAGAAGTACCAGTCGTACGCGGTACCGATCTCCCGCACGGACGGTTCCTCCGACGTGATCAGCTCGCTCATCAGAAAGGTTGCCGTTGCCGGTGAAATCCACTCCCGCGCATGTATTCCACCCTCCACCACGATCGCTTTATTGGCCGGGCGGCGCGACAGCTTTAACCCCTTTATGGGACGACCCTCGTAGCTGTGCCCAATTTCGAGTGTTTCCACACAATCGGGATACTGCCGTGCAATCCAATCCATCCAGGTGTAGATCGTTTCCAGCTGATAGTAGTGCTCCCAATCAAGCGTGCTCGGGTCCGTCGTGACCGGTTGCACCTTGGCCGCTTCACGATCAATCAGCTGCTGCATATTGCGCTCCAGCACACGGCCACTTACCGTGTGCAGTGCGAGCAGATCCTCAAAATCGGCCACCTTGCTTGCGGACACCATGATGGTTAGCTGCTGGCCGGGTTGCCGCGCATGGCCATAGAACGTGCAGCTATCACTCTTTGCTTCCAGCTGCTGAAACAATTGCACATGCTCCTCCGTGGCCAACTCGACACGATACAACCGGTAGTGATCGTACCGTGCCGCACCGTCACCGGCAACATCACCTTCAATCGATAGAAAATTAGCAATTAAAGCGAACAGCACAAACAAAAGAGAAGCTGTTTTACCAGACATCTTGCTGGCGACTGAAGCAATCAATCCTGCAACGGGACAACGAAGTGTTTCGATGGTTCCTTCCTGCGAAAGAaatcaatcaaattaaaaccTGTCCCGGCCATTATCAGACAATTTGCCTTTTTCGTACCTTCGTATGGCTGCGTGATTGCCTCACCGTGAACTATCTTATCGTACCCAAACGAGCAGAAGTAAACCTATCACAATTGATGCAGCAAATTGAGGTGAATGACTAGGATTAATCCACACACGATAACCGTCGTATGCTCTTTATCTTGCGGATGCTgttgaaatgtaaataaaccgttcggtttttgttttgcgatgaGCTGTACTAAAAACCACTTCCACTATGGCTCGGAAGGGAACAAAACGTGAATACGACAGAACAATCTGTCGATCGATCTGTACACTAATTCTAATGACAATTGTCGCATATAATTATATATAAGTGGTGTATTACTAATGGACAACCGTACCGACTGGCAGCTATTCGAGATATGGTTCCTATTGTAAACCGGTACCGGTAAATTATTCTAATGGCTAGTGGACCATGGCGATGCAGAAAGTCTTAAGCCCTATTTTcggtaaaataaattatacaaaataGTGTCTCATTTCACGCATCTGCGCATGCAATGGTTTagtataaaattatttataatatcAGAATGATATTCTATTTCTGACCGTCTCCTTCCCAACGTGCGCAAAAATGTCAAAGTTGTACTAAAAACCAGAAAATCTAGCAGCGCTGTATTCGAGCATGCAGCCTCCACAATCATGCTATTTGCCGTTTTTATTTGCACATTTTATCGCAAAACGAGATAATGGCATTGATAAATGGAACAAACCAGACATTTCAATAGCACCATAAATCAATCTACAATGACAGAATCTAAACAGCTTTTATATTGTTTCTTAGCAAAACTCATAGCAAAACTTACATCTTGTTGTTCAAACATCACACTACAATCTTTTAAAGTTCCTGCCTATTCGAATCGCTTTCGTAATATCCTCGTTGTGTGGCTTCACCGAGCATCGCGACAAAGGCGGCCAACAGTTCTTCAGCCGTTGGTATGATTTCCACCGCCGGGAGTACAAACATGTTCGTGCTGTCCGGTGGTCCACGCAGCTCAAACGTGTACGCGATCGGAACACCGAGCGCACTGTACACCCAATCCACACTGTCCCCGGACGATGGGTAGATCGTTTCAATCATCGCACCGGACACATACTTCATGCCGTGGGTGCGTTCGATCGCATCCGAACCTTTCCGACCGATCGCGACCAAATCGTCGTAATTGGGCACCCGATCCGTCTTATAGCCGTACGGGAACATAACCAACTGCGAAAAGGAGTGAATCGAGAAGTACGTCTTGATGCGTAGTTTCGATACATTCTCCGTTAGATAGCTGGCCAGAGCTTGAGTTTCCGGTTCACTCGCTTCACTACCACCGGCAAAATCGTACCGACACGGATCCGAACTTGCTCCCGGACCGTTCCAATCGCTCGCAAAGTTACGGTTCAAGTCTACGCCACGGCAAAGCCCGTACGGTTTGGTGTTTTTGCGCCACAATCGATCACCCTCGAATGTATAGCGGTAGCCGTCCGGGTTCACGACCGGAAAGATGATCCAGTTGAAGTTATCCGCCAGCTGGCGTACGTCCGCCCGGTCGGAGGTGAGCA
This window of the Anopheles moucheti chromosome X, idAnoMoucSN_F20_07, whole genome shotgun sequence genome carries:
- the LOC128307022 gene encoding zinc carboxypeptidase-like isoform X2, whose translation is MSGDVAGDGAARYDHYRLYRVELATEEHVQLFQQLEAKSDSCTFYGHARQPGQQLTIMVSASKVADFEDLLALHTVSGRVLERNMQQLIDREAAKVQPVTTDPSTLDWEHYYQLETIYTWMDWIARQYPDCVETLEIGHSYEGRPIKGLKLSRRPANKAIVVEGGIHAREWISPATATFLMSELITSEEPSVREIGTAYDWYFFPIVNPDGYRFTFTGDRLWRKNRKPYGLCRGVDLNRNFASNWGGIGSSDDPCSYDFSGSGPFSEPESLALANFVQANVETARIRTYIALHSYSQLLMFPYGHTADKVPNYNHLQSITDKAIAALTAVNGTEYRGGSKHETIYPSSGGSIDWAYKTGNIPVSLTFELRGPPDSTDMFILPADQILPVGRETLAAFVAIVREAARLGYYDDN
- the LOC128307022 gene encoding zinc carboxypeptidase-like isoform X1; amino-acid sequence: MSGKTASLLFVLFALIANFLSIEGDVAGDGAARYDHYRLYRVELATEEHVQLFQQLEAKSDSCTFYGHARQPGQQLTIMVSASKVADFEDLLALHTVSGRVLERNMQQLIDREAAKVQPVTTDPSTLDWEHYYQLETIYTWMDWIARQYPDCVETLEIGHSYEGRPIKGLKLSRRPANKAIVVEGGIHAREWISPATATFLMSELITSEEPSVREIGTAYDWYFFPIVNPDGYRFTFTGDRLWRKNRKPYGLCRGVDLNRNFASNWGGIGSSDDPCSYDFSGSGPFSEPESLALANFVQANVETARIRTYIALHSYSQLLMFPYGHTADKVPNYNHLQSITDKAIAALTAVNGTEYRGGSKHETIYPSSGGSIDWAYKTGNIPVSLTFELRGPPDSTDMFILPADQILPVGRETLAAFVAIVREAARLGYYDDN
- the LOC128307055 gene encoding zinc carboxypeptidase-like, which gives rise to MESFRWVLVYALLIAFASTASTEDLARYDHFRLYRVLIRTQAQVEMLQKLEEQSDSYSFMGHARQPNQNLTIMVAPHKIAEITELLDRYELQGTILLYNMQELIDREQSTIKPKNTKPEDFSWNFYHHLDTINEWLRLQVSRHSHLELIELSASYENQQLYGVKLAKNPANSAIFVECGIHAREWISPASCTFVLNELLTSDRADVRQLADNFNWIIFPVVNPDGYRYTFEGDRLWRKNTKPYGLCRGVDLNRNFASDWNGPGASSDPCRYDFAGGSEASEPETQALASYLTENVSKLRIKTYFSIHSFSQLVMFPYGYKTDRVPNYDDLVAIGRKGSDAIERTHGMKYVSGAMIETIYPSSGDSVDWVYSALGVPIAYTFELRGPPDSTNMFVLPAVEIIPTAEELLAAFVAMLGEATQRGYYESDSNRQEL